GTTGCCGGCAGGCGAGGCCACCGCGAGGCGGTAGACCACGCGGCTCGCCGGCTGGATCAGCGCGGTGGCCGCGAGGTCGGCCTCGTTGAGCATCACGCGCGGCGCGAAGCTGGTGAAGCCGGTGCCGCGGTCGGGCTCGAGCACGATCACGTGGGCGATGCGCAGGCTCGCGTCGCCCAGCAGCAGCGCGTCGCCGACCTTCAGGTTCAGCGAATCGAGCAGCGCCGCATCGACCCACACGGTGCCGCGATCGGGCGCGCGCGCGACGTCGCTGGCCGGCGTGCCGGGACCGGCGCCGAGCCGCAGCTTGCCGCGCAGCGGGTAGGCCTCGCTGACCGCCTTGACGCCGACCAGGCGGCTCGCGCCGCCCTTGTCGTCCGGGGCGCGGCCCATGCTCGGGAAGGTCGCGCTGGTCGCGACTGCGAGCTTCATCTCGCGGGCCTTGGTGGCGAAGGTCGCGGGGCTCGGCTGGTCGCTCGCGATGATCGCGTCGCCGCCCAGCAGCTGGCGCGCGTCGCGCGTCAGGCCGTGGTTGAGGCGGTCGGCGAAGAAGCCGACGGCGCACAGGGCCCCGACTGCCAGCGTGACCGCGACGACCAGCAGCCGCAGCTCGCCGGCGCGGAAGTCACGCGCCAGCTGGCGCCACGCGAGATGCCAGAGCGAAGCGGCGCGCAGCGGTGACGGGGTGTCCATCGAGGGACCTTACCTCAATGCCCGATGCCGCGCGCCATGAGGGCCGCGAGCACCGGAATCAGCAGCACCAGGAGCAGCTGCGCGTTGAGCCAGCCGCGCAGGCGCAGCAGTTCGGCCTCGGCCGGCACGCCGGCACGCCGCCACCTCAGCAGCGCCGTGGTGGGAACCGCGGACAACCCGCCGACGATGGCGAAGACGACGATCTTGGCCCAGAACACCGGATTGCCCGCGTAGAACTCCCAGCCCTTGGGACCCGTGATGGCGCGCGCGAACCCCGCCAGGATGGCCACGCCGGCCATCGCGCCATAGGCCATGTCGATGCGGCCGGCCAGCTGCAGCTGGCCAGCCGTGAGGCCGGGGCGCAGCAGCGTCCATTCGGCGAACAGGATGGCGACCAGGGAGAAGACGGCGAGGTGATGGACGATGGCCAGCAGGGCGTCGTGGGGCATGAGGCAGGTTCCTTGCGGGAATGCTTCAGTGTAGGTGGGTGATGACACCCTCACCCCCACCCTACCCGGGAGCGCGACGAAACCCTCACCCCGGCCCTCTCCCGCGAGCGGGAGAGGGCGAGCATCCGGTTCCGGGGCAACAAGTCGGTGACGCGCGCCACATCAATCTCTCCCGCGAGCGGAAGAGAGAGCACGAGGGTCGGCGTGACTACGAACGCGCCACGGCAAGCAGTCGTTCCAGCGTCTGCGCGTCCCTCGCCAGCGCCTCGCTGGGCCCGGCATGCGCGACGCTGCCGCGATCGAGCACGACCACGCGCTCGGTCATGCCGAGAACGAGCTTCGGGTTCTGCTCGACGATCACCGCCGACAGTCCCTCGTCGCGCACCACGCGTGCGATCGAGCGCAGCAGCTCCTCGACGATGATGGGCGCCAGCCCCTCGAGCGGCTCGTCGAGCAGCAGCAGCCGCGGATTGAGCACCAGCGCGCGCGCCACGGCGAGCATCTGCTGCTCGCCCCCGGACAGCTGCGTGCCCATGTTGGCGCGGCGCTCGGCCAGGCGCGGGAACATCTCGTAGACGCGCTTCAGGTCCCACGGACCGGGGCGCGCCACGGCGGTCAGGTTCTCCTCGACCGTCAGCGACTTGAAGATGTTGCGCTCCTGCGGCACCCAGCCGATGCCGGCCTCGGCGCGCCGGAAGGGCGGCAGCGCGGTGATCTCGCGCCCGCCGAGCCAGATCCGCCCGGCATGG
The Piscinibacter sp. XHJ-5 DNA segment above includes these coding regions:
- a CDS encoding ABC transporter ATP-binding protein → MAELLKVEGLEAGYGEAVVLNGITLELPAGESMALLGRNGTGKTTLINTLVGVTRRHAGRIWLGGREITALPPFRRAEAGIGWVPQERNIFKSLTVEENLTAVARPGPWDLKRVYEMFPRLAERRANMGTQLSGGEQQMLAVARALVLNPRLLLLDEPLEGLAPIIVEELLRSIARVVRDEGLSAVIVEQNPKLVLGMTERVVVLDRGSVAHAGPSEALARDAQTLERLLAVARS
- a CDS encoding DUF2214 family protein, with translation MPHDALLAIVHHLAVFSLVAILFAEWTLLRPGLTAGQLQLAGRIDMAYGAMAGVAILAGFARAITGPKGWEFYAGNPVFWAKIVVFAIVGGLSAVPTTALLRWRRAGVPAEAELLRLRGWLNAQLLLVLLIPVLAALMARGIGH